A stretch of the Acyrthosiphon pisum isolate AL4f chromosome A2, pea_aphid_22Mar2018_4r6ur, whole genome shotgun sequence genome encodes the following:
- the LOC100164495 gene encoding dynamin-1-like protein, with protein MESLIQTINKLQDVFAVVNDNPIDLPQIVVVGSQSSGKSSVLESLVGKSFLPRGTGIVTRAPLILQMIKYTKEDMESMLKITNSTNIKEWACFSHKENIVFHDFDEVRKEIEVQTDILAGENKGITDTPIVLKVYTPLYTLTFVDLPGITKLPVGNQPTDIEEQILQLILKYVRQPNAIILAVVTANTDPATSESLKIAKQWDPEGARTIAVVTKLDIIDKGTKSDKVDLLCGKVIPVKLGIIGVVNRSQKDLIENKTLEETLKNETEFFRTNYPDICKKHGNKVLADTLQHILIKHIKKTIPILRKNLQDTKTRLESELKTLEIADCEKTFVLELLNDINKSYCETVTGDRKDTSDQMLIGGAKIVNIIQDNFYKKFMEVDPLDNLSDKQIENYLLNTSGIKKSSLVNHKALEIMVSKQLENLIEPALSFVDVVREEMFNILDSIDQKLLDDLERFPKLKNDVRSTLDDLLEIKLKNIKKSIKSYIKTHQKILNTTNPNYLLELINSSTECHSSFIQNKGQYYSNIFSNKSTSNVYSEFENIEKEIVHNMYTNILSSMGGLNDYKNEINVQVKLHKQFTRCYFEFTRNTLRDFVPNRINHKLVNFVLKKFDKKLKADVFMPFTNNPSSGRMLVEKVGVAEERQRKEQLLNAVNKAFKSLNEIQRQ; from the exons ATGGAGTCGTTGattcaaacaattaataaactgCAAGATGTGTTTGCTGTGGTCAATGATAATCCAATTGATTTACCTCAGATTGTCGTTGTTGGGTCCCAAAGCTCTGGTAAGAGTTCAGTTCTTGAGAGTTTGGTGGGCAAATCTTTTTTGCCACGAGGAACAGGCATTGTAACTCGTGCTCCTTTAATTCTACAAATGATTAAGTATACCAAAGAAGATATGGAATccatgttaaaaataacaaatagtacaaatattaaagaatggGCTTGTTTTTCACATAAAGAAAACATTGTGTTTCATGATTTTGATGAAGTAAGAAAAGAAATAGAGGTACAAACCGACATTTTGGCTGGTGAAAATAAGGGAATTACCGACACGCCAATAGTGTTAAAAGTTTATACCCCCTTGTACACTCTAACGTTTGTTGATTTGCCTGGAATCACTAAATTACCCGTTGGTAATCAACCAACAGACATTGAAGAACAAATCCTACaactgatattaaaatatgttcgaCAGCCAAACGCTATAATCTTAGCCGTGGTCACTGCTAATACAGATCCTGCGACCTCAGAAAGTCTGAAAATAGCTAAACAATGGGATCCTGAAGGTGCAAGGACAATTGCCGTGGTTACCAAGTTGGATATTATTGATAAAGGTACCAAGAGCGATAAAGTTGATCTTCTTTGTGGTAAAGTAATTCCAGTAAAACTTGGTATTATTGGTGTGGTTAATAGGTCTCAAAAAGATCTAATCGAGAATAAGACATTAGAGGAGACCCTAAAAAATGAAACAGAGTTTTTTAGAACTAATTATCCAGATATTTGTAAAAAGCATGGAAACAAAGTATTGGCTGATACACTAcaacatatattaattaaacatattaaaaaaaccattcCAATCTTGCGCAAAAACTTACAAGATACCAAAACAAGACTTGAAAGTGAATTAAAAACATTGGAAATAGCTGACTGCGAAAAAACATTTGTACTAGAATTATTAAATGACATTAACAAATCATACTGTGAAACCGTAACCGGAGATAGAAAAGATACATCAGATCAAATGCTAATAGGTGgtgcaaaaattgtaaatattatacaagataacttttataaaaaattcatgGAGGTGGATCCGTTGGATAATTTGAGTGATAAACAAAtagaaaattacttattaaatacttctggtattaaaaaaagttcacTAGTGAATCACAAGGCATTGGAAATTATGGTAAGCAAACAATTGGAAAATCTCATTGAGCCAGCTTTATCATTTGTGGACGTTGTGCGTGAAGAAATGTTTAACATTCTTGATTCAATTGATCAAAAATTGTTGGATGACCTTGAAAGAtttccaaaactaaaaaatgat GTAAGAAGCACCCTAGACGACTTATTGGAGattaaattaaagaatattaaaaaatctataaaatcttACATTAAAACACATCAGAAAATCTTAAATACAACTAACCCCAATTACCTTTTAGAATTGATTAATTCATCAACCGAGTGCCATTCATCTTTTATCCAAAATAAaggacaatattatagtaatattttttcaaataaatcaacTTCCAATGTCTATTCTGAATTCGaaaatatagaaaaagaaaTTGTACATAACatgtacacaaatatattatctagtatGGGTggtttaaatgattataaaaatgaaattaatgtaCAAGTAAAAttacacaaacaatttacacGTTGCTACTTTGAATTCACCAGGAATACTTTAAGAGATTTTGTGCCAAACCGTATTAACCATAAATTGGTTAACTTTGTTCTgaaaaaatttgacaaaaaattaaagGCAGATGTGTTTATGCCATTTACCAACAATCCGTCTTCTGGTAGAATGCTCGTTGAAAAAGTAGGTGTTGCAGAAGAAAGACAACGTAAAGAGCAATTGTTAAATGCTGTTAATAAAGCTTTTAAAAGTTTGAATGAAATTCAAAGGCAATGa